CAAAATCATTGATGACCTAAAGGGCAAGATGGAAACGGCAGCCCAGACTATGGAATTTGAACGTGCGGCGGAATACCGTGACCTAATTCAAGCCATTGGAACGCTTCGAACCAAGCAACGGGTCATGGTTAAGGATCTCCAAAATCGTGATGTCTTCGGTTACTATGCGGACAAGGGATGGATGTGTGTTCAGGTTTTCTTTGTCCGTCAGGGAAAGCTTATTGAGCGCGATGTCAATCTTTTCCCTTATTATAATGATCCGGATGAGGACTTTCTAACCTATGTGGGACAATTTTATCAAGAAAAATCTCACCTAGTTCCTAATGAGGTGCTGATTCCGCAGGATATTGATGAAGAAGCCGTCAAGGCCTTAGTGGATACTAAGATTCTCAAACCCCAGCGTGGAGAGAAAAAGCAACTGGTCCATCTGGCTATAAAGAATGCACGTGTTAGTCTGGAGCAGAAGTTCAATCTGTTAGAAAAATCTGTCGAAAAGACACAAGGAGCTATTGAAAATCTAGGACACTTGCTCCAAATTCCCACCCCAGTCCGTATCGAATCCTTCGATAACTCCAATATCATGGGAACTAGTCCTGTTTCAGCCATGGTGGTCTTTGTCAACGGCAAACCAAGTAAAAAAGATTATCGTAAGTATAAAATCAAGACTGTAGTTGGACCAGACGACTATGCTAGTATGCGAGAGGTTATCCGCAGACGCTATGGTCGAGTACAGCGTGACGGTTTGACTCCTCCAGATTTGATTGTCATCGATGGGGGACAAGGTCAAGTCAATATCGCCAAGCAGGTTATCCAAGAAGAGCTGGGCTTGGATATTCCAATTGCAGGTCTGCAAAAAAATGACAAGCACCAAACCCATGAATTGCTCTTTGGAGATCCTCTTGAGGTGGTGGAGTTATCTCGCAATTCTCAGGAATTTTTCCTCCTCCAACGCATTCAAGATGAGGTGCACCGCTTTGCCATTACTTTCCACCGCCAACTGCGCTCCAAAAATTCCTTTTCATCACAACTGGATGGCATTGATGGCCTGGGACCTAAGCGCAAGCAGAATCTCATGAAGCATTTCAAGTCTCTGACAAAAATCAAGGAAGCCAGTGTGGATGAGATTGTCGAAGTTGGAGTGCCTAGAGCTGTTGCAGAGGCTGTGCAGAGGAAGTTGAACCCGCAGGAAGAAGTGGAATTGGCTCAAGTGGCGGAAGAAAAAGTAGATTACCAAACGGAAGGAAACCACAATGAATCATAAAATCGCAATTTTATCAGATATTCATGGCAATGCTACAGCCTTAGAAGCAGTGATTGCAGATGCTAAAAATCAAGGAGTCAGTGAGTACTGGCTTCTGGGAGATATTTTTCTTCCTGGTCCAGGTGCAAATGACTTGGTAGCCCTGCTAAAGGACCTTCCTATCACAACCAGTGTTCGAGGCAATTGGGATGATCGTGTCCTTGAGGCCTTGGATGGCGAATATGGTTTGGAACATCCGAAAGAAATCCAGTCAATGCGCATGACCCAGTTTTTGATGGAGCAAATGGATCCTGCAACGATTGTCTGGCTACGAAGCTTGCCTTTGCTGGAAAAGAAAGAAATTGACGGATTGCGCTTTTCTATCTCTCATAATTTGCCAAATAAGAACTATGGTGGTGACTTGCTAGTTGAGAATGATACAGAGAAATTTGACCAACTGCTAGATGAGGAAACGGACGTGGCAGTCTATGGTCATGTTCACAAGCAGTTGCTTCGTTATGGTAGTCAAGGGCAACAAATCATCAATCCAGGTTCGATTGGTATGCCCTATTTTAATTGGGAGGCGTTAAAAAATCACCGTGCCCAGTATGCCGTGATAGAGGTTGAAGATGGGGAATTGGTAAATATCCTATTTCGTAAAGTTGCTTATGATTACGAGGCTGAGTTAGAATTGGCCAAGTCCAAGGGGCTTCCCTTTATCGAAATGTATGAAGAATTACGTCGTGAAGATAACTATCAGGGACACAATCTGGAACTCTTAGCCAGCTTAATAGAAAAGCATGGGTATGTAGAGGATGTGAAAGATTATTTTGATTTTTTGTAAAAGTTTCCTAAAATAACCAATGCAAACTAAAAACGATTGGCTGATCCAATCGCTTTTAGTATATC
Above is a genomic segment from Streptococcus sp. SN-1 containing:
- the uvrC gene encoding excinuclease ABC subunit UvrC, translating into MNNLIKSKLELLPTSPGCYIHKDKNGTIIYVGKAKNLRNRVRSYFRGSHDTKTEALVSEIVDFEFIVTESNIEALLLEINLIKENKPKYNIMLKDDKSYPFIKITNERYPRLIITRQIKKDGGLYFGPYPDVGAANEIKRLLDRIFPFRKCTNPPSKVCFYYHIGQCMAHTICKKDESYFKSMAQEVSDFLKGQDDKIIDDLKGKMETAAQTMEFERAAEYRDLIQAIGTLRTKQRVMVKDLQNRDVFGYYADKGWMCVQVFFVRQGKLIERDVNLFPYYNDPDEDFLTYVGQFYQEKSHLVPNEVLIPQDIDEEAVKALVDTKILKPQRGEKKQLVHLAIKNARVSLEQKFNLLEKSVEKTQGAIENLGHLLQIPTPVRIESFDNSNIMGTSPVSAMVVFVNGKPSKKDYRKYKIKTVVGPDDYASMREVIRRRYGRVQRDGLTPPDLIVIDGGQGQVNIAKQVIQEELGLDIPIAGLQKNDKHQTHELLFGDPLEVVELSRNSQEFFLLQRIQDEVHRFAITFHRQLRSKNSFSSQLDGIDGLGPKRKQNLMKHFKSLTKIKEASVDEIVEVGVPRAVAEAVQRKLNPQEEVELAQVAEEKVDYQTEGNHNES
- a CDS encoding metallophosphoesterase; translation: MNHKIAILSDIHGNATALEAVIADAKNQGVSEYWLLGDIFLPGPGANDLVALLKDLPITTSVRGNWDDRVLEALDGEYGLEHPKEIQSMRMTQFLMEQMDPATIVWLRSLPLLEKKEIDGLRFSISHNLPNKNYGGDLLVENDTEKFDQLLDEETDVAVYGHVHKQLLRYGSQGQQIINPGSIGMPYFNWEALKNHRAQYAVIEVEDGELVNILFRKVAYDYEAELELAKSKGLPFIEMYEELRREDNYQGHNLELLASLIEKHGYVEDVKDYFDFL